The Lachnospiraceae bacterium oral taxon 500 genome window below encodes:
- a CDS encoding AMP-dependent synthetase, producing MNFYDFTLRPPTELLFKDDKGIDFTVSDFKKLNDMIRAGIPKRSLVFLFARNERIPVGMYLSLLQNKIVPLLLSPALHPDLLRSLLQIYQPDFILGKESLLPVELNYSVIQRIEDYIVLRTGFRYPHRLHEDLALLLTTSGSTGSPKLVRQSYRNIESNAAAIADYLNLSSAERPITTLPMHYTYGLSVINSHLQVGAPVLLTEKSIVEKEFWDFLRQEKATSVAGVPYTYTMLDRLRFFNMDLPDLKMMTQAGGKLSEELQRKFTEYAAQTGRKFVVMYGQTEATARMAYLPPEKALAKIGCMGIAIPGGRFELIDEEETVIEQPETAGELIYYGPNVTLGYAEQAEDLSRGDERKGRLATGDMAVRDTDSFYRIVGRKKRFLKIFGNRVNLDEIEAKCAAKFVGHEFACIGRDDEMTICHTGELPAEKIQGFLQELTGLYKGAFVCRPINEIPKNEAGKILYAKL from the coding sequence ATGAATTTTTATGATTTTACGCTCCGGCCGCCAACAGAGTTGCTGTTTAAGGATGACAAAGGAATCGACTTTACCGTATCGGACTTTAAAAAATTGAATGATATGATTCGGGCAGGCATCCCTAAGCGAAGCTTGGTTTTTTTGTTTGCCCGCAATGAGCGAATCCCGGTCGGAATGTACCTGAGTCTTTTGCAGAATAAGATTGTGCCGCTCCTGCTCTCACCGGCTCTGCATCCGGATTTGCTGCGATCACTTTTGCAGATTTATCAGCCGGACTTTATTTTGGGGAAGGAAAGCCTTTTACCGGTGGAACTGAATTATTCAGTCATTCAGCGAATCGAGGATTATATTGTTTTAAGAACCGGCTTTCGCTACCCACATCGGCTGCATGAAGACCTGGCGCTGCTGCTGACCACTTCCGGCAGTACCGGCAGCCCCAAATTAGTCCGCCAAAGCTACCGCAATATCGAATCCAATGCAGCAGCAATTGCTGATTACCTAAATCTTTCCTCGGCCGAGCGCCCGATTACTACTTTACCGATGCACTATACCTACGGCTTATCGGTCATCAACAGCCATTTGCAGGTGGGCGCGCCCGTGCTTTTAACGGAAAAATCTATTGTTGAAAAGGAATTTTGGGATTTTTTAAGACAGGAAAAAGCAACCTCCGTCGCCGGAGTGCCGTATACCTATACCATGCTGGATCGGCTTCGCTTTTTTAATATGGATTTACCGGATTTAAAAATGATGACGCAGGCCGGCGGCAAGCTGTCAGAGGAATTACAGCGGAAGTTCACCGAATATGCGGCGCAGACCGGCCGAAAGTTTGTGGTGATGTACGGTCAAACCGAGGCAACGGCTCGAATGGCCTACCTGCCGCCGGAAAAAGCGCTGGCTAAAATCGGCTGTATGGGGATTGCCATTCCGGGCGGGCGATTTGAACTGATTGATGAAGAAGAAACTGTAATTGAACAGCCGGAAACAGCCGGTGAATTGATTTATTACGGCCCCAATGTAACCTTGGGCTATGCCGAACAGGCAGAAGACTTAAGCCGGGGCGATGAAAGAAAAGGACGACTGGCCACCGGCGATATGGCTGTTCGGGATACTGACAGCTTTTACCGGATTGTCGGCCGAAAAAAACGTTTTCTTAAAATTTTCGGCAATCGAGTTAATTTGGATGAAATCGAAGCCAAATGCGCTGCCAAATTTGTCGGCCATGAATTTGCCTGTATCGGCCGTGATGATGAAATGACCATTTGCCATACCGGCGAGCTTCCCGCTGAGAAGATTCAAGGCTTTTTACAGGAGCTGACCGGGCTGTATAAAGGCGCTTTTGTCTGCCGGCCAATTAATGAAATCCCCAAAAACGAAGCCGGCAAAATTTTATACGCTAAATTATAA
- a CDS encoding cysteine hydrolase, translating to MSDPALTGHLKGQADGLPFSVELRKNEKEFAMHLDLFQKKEEAMISLLTIEESWKGLPDLELSSLSPDQTAVVFVDVIEGFVNQGPLASERAKDIIAPVKRLNEEAKGFHKIYFQDCHTKDSAEFGAYVPHCLKGTAETELISELIPEADGRSLQIEKNCTNGFMAPGFQSWLAAHPEVVNFVLAGLVTDICVMTFALTLKSYFNEKNIVSRLMLPLTAAETFDLPATNHQAELMNTFAVYNMQMNGIEIYRDLA from the coding sequence GTGTCCGATCCGGCTTTAACCGGGCATTTGAAAGGGCAGGCGGACGGCTTGCCCTTTTCGGTAGAGTTAAGAAAGAATGAAAAGGAGTTTGCCATGCATTTAGATTTATTTCAGAAAAAAGAAGAGGCAATGATTAGCCTGCTGACGATAGAGGAAAGCTGGAAGGGTTTGCCGGATTTGGAACTGAGCAGTTTGAGTCCGGATCAGACAGCGGTTGTATTTGTCGATGTGATTGAGGGTTTTGTTAATCAAGGCCCGTTGGCGTCGGAGCGGGCGAAGGACATCATTGCACCGGTCAAACGCTTAAATGAGGAGGCGAAGGGCTTTCATAAAATTTATTTTCAGGATTGCCATACCAAAGACAGCGCCGAGTTTGGAGCTTATGTCCCGCACTGCCTGAAAGGCACGGCGGAAACGGAGCTGATCAGCGAATTGATACCGGAAGCGGATGGAAGAAGCCTGCAAATTGAAAAGAACTGCACCAACGGCTTTATGGCGCCCGGATTTCAAAGCTGGTTGGCCGCGCACCCTGAGGTGGTGAACTTTGTGCTGGCGGGATTGGTGACCGATATTTGCGTGATGACCTTTGCCTTAACACTGAAAAGTTATTTTAATGAAAAAAATATTGTTTCCCGGCTGATGCTTCCGCTGACGGCGGCGGAAACCTTTGATTTGCCGGCGACCAATCATCAGGCGGAGCTGATGAATACTTTTGCGGTCTATAATATGCAGATGAACGGCATTGAGATTTACAGGGATTTGGCCTGA
- a CDS encoding O-acetylhomoserine aminocarboxypropyltransferase (catalyzes the formation of L-methionine and acetate from O-acetyl-L-homoserine and methanethiol) yields MKQGQQTMALHAGYTPGNGEPRVLPIYQSTTYTYDSTEHIGKLFDLTASGHMYSRLSNPTVEAVEKKIAALESGAAALCTSSGQAATLLSLLNILKAGDHFISSTSIYGGTVNLFAVRLKQFGIECSFVDSTASAEELKAAFRPNTKAVFAETLANPALIILDIEKWAGVAHEMGVPLIMDNTLATPALCRPIEHGADIVVHSTTKYMDGHAVAVGGVIVDSGNFDWKNGKFPELTEADPSYHGLSYTESFGRQAYIVKARVQLMRDFGVYPPALTAFILNLGLETLVLRMKAHSDNALAVAKLLAASDQIAKVAYPGLETDFSHALQQKYMPAGASGVVSFDMAGGRAAAVRFIDSLELVSNEVHVADIRSCILHPASSTHRQLTPEQLTAAGISEGTVRFSVGIENIEDILADVKNALTKL; encoded by the coding sequence ATGAAACAGGGACAACAAACCATGGCATTGCACGCCGGCTATACTCCGGGCAACGGGGAGCCGCGGGTACTGCCGATTTACCAGTCAACAACCTATACCTATGACAGTACCGAGCACATCGGCAAGCTCTTTGATTTAACGGCCAGCGGCCATATGTATTCGCGGCTGTCCAATCCGACGGTGGAAGCGGTGGAGAAAAAAATTGCCGCTTTAGAGAGCGGTGCGGCGGCGCTGTGTACCTCCTCCGGGCAGGCGGCAACGCTGTTGAGTTTATTAAACATTTTAAAGGCGGGCGATCATTTTATCAGCAGCACCAGCATTTACGGCGGAACAGTTAATTTATTTGCCGTTCGGTTAAAGCAGTTTGGAATTGAGTGCAGTTTTGTCGATTCTACGGCTTCGGCGGAAGAGTTAAAGGCGGCATTTCGACCAAATACCAAAGCGGTCTTTGCCGAAACCTTGGCGAATCCGGCTTTGATTATTTTGGATATTGAAAAATGGGCAGGAGTTGCGCATGAAATGGGTGTGCCGCTGATTATGGACAATACTTTGGCCACACCGGCGCTGTGCCGTCCGATTGAGCATGGGGCCGATATTGTGGTGCATTCGACCACCAAGTATATGGATGGTCATGCCGTAGCGGTTGGCGGCGTGATTGTGGACAGCGGTAATTTTGACTGGAAAAACGGTAAGTTTCCTGAACTGACGGAAGCCGACCCGTCGTATCATGGCTTAAGCTACACCGAAAGTTTTGGCCGGCAGGCCTATATTGTCAAGGCCAGAGTCCAGCTGATGCGGGATTTCGGCGTTTATCCGCCGGCTTTGACGGCGTTTATTTTAAACTTAGGTTTGGAAACGCTGGTTCTGCGGATGAAGGCACATTCGGATAATGCGCTGGCGGTGGCTAAACTCCTGGCGGCATCCGATCAGATTGCCAAGGTAGCTTATCCCGGCTTGGAAACCGATTTCAGCCATGCTTTGCAGCAAAAATATATGCCGGCCGGTGCTTCGGGTGTAGTATCGTTTGATATGGCCGGCGGCCGGGCGGCGGCAGTTCGCTTTATTGATAGTTTGGAGCTGGTCAGCAATGAAGTGCATGTGGCTGATATTCGGTCCTGTATTTTGCATCCGGCCAGTTCGACCCATCGTCAGCTTACGCCGGAGCAGCTGACAGCAGCCGGAATTTCCGAAGGTACGGTTCGGTTCTCGGTGGGGATTGAAAATATTGAAGATATTTTAGCGGATGTGAAAAACGCATTAACTAAACTTTAA
- a CDS encoding oxidoreductase — protein sequence MKRIAFIGTGIMGKSMLRNLRKAGYEVGMYVRHREKAADLIAEGVPCYDSIRDCVKEAEAVITIVGYPADVEEVYFGPAGILANVKPGTYVIDMTTSSPKLAEKIYAQAKELGVHALDAPVTGGDTGAREGMLSILAGGDRADFDECYPLFAAMGSNINYQGTAGKGQHTKMVNQIIIAGTISGVCEALSYACAKDLDLPTVLRSIGSGAAGSRQLESLAPRILAGDFAPGFFIKHFIKDMKLAREEAAAAGLDLSVLELVLQHYEGMAAEGMGDLGTQALFRYYHDNQEQK from the coding sequence ATGAAAAGAATTGCTTTTATCGGTACGGGTATTATGGGCAAATCCATGCTGCGCAATCTGCGCAAAGCCGGTTACGAGGTCGGCATGTATGTCCGGCACCGGGAGAAGGCAGCGGACTTAATTGCCGAAGGAGTGCCCTGCTATGACAGCATTCGGGACTGTGTCAAAGAAGCGGAGGCGGTGATTACCATTGTCGGCTATCCGGCCGATGTGGAGGAAGTATATTTCGGGCCGGCCGGAATTTTGGCGAATGTAAAACCGGGCACTTATGTGATTGATATGACCACGTCCAGCCCGAAGCTGGCGGAAAAAATTTATGCGCAGGCAAAGGAACTGGGCGTTCACGCCTTGGATGCGCCGGTGACCGGCGGTGATACCGGTGCCCGTGAGGGAATGCTTTCTATTTTGGCGGGCGGCGACCGGGCCGATTTTGATGAGTGTTATCCACTGTTTGCGGCTATGGGCAGCAATATCAATTATCAGGGGACGGCCGGTAAGGGGCAGCATACCAAGATGGTCAATCAAATTATCATTGCCGGGACGATTTCCGGCGTATGCGAAGCGCTGAGTTATGCCTGTGCCAAAGATTTGGATTTACCGACGGTGCTGCGCTCCATCGGCAGCGGCGCGGCCGGCAGCCGGCAATTAGAGAGTTTAGCGCCCCGGATTTTGGCAGGTGATTTTGCGCCGGGCTTTTTTATCAAGCATTTTATTAAAGACATGAAATTAGCCCGGGAAGAAGCGGCGGCGGCCGGACTTGACCTAAGTGTGCTGGAATTGGTACTGCAGCATTATGAGGGGATGGCGGCGGAAGGAATGGGCGATTTGGGAACGCAGGCGCTGTTTCGCTATTATCACGATAATCAGGAGCAGAAATAG
- a CDS encoding RNA polymerase sporulation sigma factor SigH (DNA-dependent RNA polymerase catalyzes the transcription of DNA into RNA using the four ribonucleoside triphosphates as substrates), with protein MKDYSNLTDEEILNLISSGDNEAMDYLFSRYKPLVEKKSRSYFINGGSREDLTQEGMIGLFKAIRDFQAQKNIAFFPFAELCITRQIITAVKRSARKKHGPLNNYISLNKPAFDFEEEESDEDMLVYVPAGRLEDPENLIIGQEESARIKEELLGKLSELEKQVLQLHLNGVNYKEVAGILQRPVKSIDNALQRIKKKAEEVVRSEWN; from the coding sequence ATGAAAGATTACTCCAATTTGACCGATGAAGAAATCCTGAACTTAATCAGCAGCGGCGACAATGAGGCGATGGACTATTTATTCAGCCGCTATAAACCGCTGGTTGAGAAAAAATCCCGGTCGTATTTTATCAACGGCGGCAGCCGTGAGGATTTGACCCAGGAAGGAATGATTGGCCTGTTTAAAGCGATTCGGGATTTTCAGGCCCAGAAAAATATTGCCTTTTTCCCTTTTGCGGAACTATGTATTACCCGTCAGATTATTACGGCGGTTAAGCGCTCGGCTCGCAAAAAGCATGGGCCGTTAAATAATTATATTTCCCTGAATAAACCGGCGTTTGACTTTGAAGAAGAGGAAAGTGATGAGGATATGCTGGTTTATGTTCCGGCCGGCCGGTTGGAGGATCCGGAAAACTTGATTATCGGGCAGGAGGAGAGTGCCCGGATTAAAGAGGAACTGCTCGGCAAATTGAGCGAGCTGGAAAAACAGGTCCTGCAGCTGCATTTAAACGGCGTTAATTATAAAGAAGTGGCTGGGATTTTGCAGCGGCCGGTTAAGTCAATCGACAATGCCTTGCAGCGCATTAAGAAAAAGGCGGAAGAAGTTGTCCGCAGTGAATGGAATTAG
- a CDS encoding 23S rRNA (guanosine(2251)-2'-O)-methyltransferase RlmB, whose amino-acid sequence MGKSYNKNGKNSKRPYVSPRDGSLWLGGYHAAAEKLKAGGEVRELLLQAGSRNEELEALAAAAGVPVRYLEKEELDRYCPEKHQGVVAIAGAYQYARLDDILAAAAQKGEPPFVILLDQITDPHNLGAIIRTAHQAGCHGVIVPERRSAPLTETVAKTSAGAIEYLPVAQVTNINQTIDYLKKQGLWIAGADMDGQIMYQADLKGALGLVIGSEGDGLSRLTREKCDFIVSVPMFGRIDSLNASVSAGVLIYEAVRQRRGF is encoded by the coding sequence ATGGGAAAAAGCTATAATAAAAACGGGAAAAACAGCAAGCGACCCTATGTTTCGCCAAGAGATGGCAGTCTGTGGCTGGGCGGGTATCATGCCGCGGCTGAGAAATTAAAAGCCGGCGGCGAAGTGAGGGAGCTTCTTTTGCAGGCGGGCAGCCGGAACGAGGAGCTGGAAGCCTTAGCGGCGGCAGCGGGGGTGCCGGTTCGATATTTGGAGAAAGAGGAACTTGACCGCTACTGCCCGGAGAAGCATCAGGGAGTGGTGGCGATTGCCGGAGCGTATCAATATGCGCGGCTGGATGACATTTTAGCGGCAGCGGCGCAAAAGGGTGAGCCGCCCTTTGTCATTTTGTTAGACCAGATTACCGATCCGCATAATCTGGGGGCGATCATTCGGACGGCGCATCAGGCGGGCTGTCATGGGGTAATTGTACCGGAACGGCGGTCGGCGCCGCTGACGGAAACGGTGGCTAAGACCAGTGCTGGAGCGATTGAATATCTGCCGGTGGCGCAGGTGACTAACATAAACCAAACCATTGATTATTTAAAAAAGCAGGGCTTGTGGATTGCCGGTGCCGATATGGACGGCCAGATCATGTATCAGGCCGATTTAAAGGGGGCGCTCGGTCTTGTCATTGGCAGTGAGGGGGATGGGCTTTCCCGCCTGACCAGAGAAAAATGTGATTTTATCGTATCGGTGCCGATGTTTGGCCGGATTGATTCGTTAAACGCCTCGGTTTCAGCGGGTGTTCTGATTTATGAAGCCGTCCGCCAGCGCCGGGGGTTTTAA
- a CDS encoding ribonuclease III: MDIFADFLARLQIVPKDIKTYSPLSLAYLGDNIFDLFLRYMVVAEGNAQAHRYHERVTAYVKAGGQAAFYEKIKAELTEEEQTIFKRGRNAKTLHVPKHSSPEEYAVATGVETLLGYLFLKGEMERLSVLMAKGVS; the protein is encoded by the coding sequence ATGGATATTTTTGCTGATTTTTTGGCGCGGCTGCAAATTGTACCCAAGGATATTAAAACCTATTCTCCTTTAAGTCTGGCCTATTTGGGGGACAATATTTTTGACCTGTTCCTGCGCTATATGGTGGTGGCTGAGGGCAATGCCCAGGCGCACCGTTATCATGAGCGGGTAACGGCCTATGTCAAAGCCGGAGGGCAGGCAGCCTTTTATGAAAAGATTAAAGCGGAGTTGACCGAAGAAGAACAAACCATTTTTAAACGCGGCCGGAATGCCAAGACTCTTCATGTGCCGAAGCATTCCAGCCCGGAGGAATATGCGGTCGCCACCGGCGTGGAAACATTGCTGGGCTATCTTTTTTTAAAGGGCGAAATGGAGAGATTAAGCGTGTTAATGGCCAAAGGGGTATCTTGA
- a CDS encoding cysteine--tRNA ligase, whose protein sequence is MLIIYNTLSKKEEVFQPIEPGKVKMYVCGPTVYDLMHIGNARPVVVFDTVHRFLRYSGYDVAFVQNYTDIDDKIIARANQAGVSSAEYAESMIAEMEKDYAGLSTLPMIHPRATEEIGGIIRMITELIEKGYAYEQGGSVFFMPQKFDEYGKLSGKKLEELEAGSRVEVDEQKRSPFDFVLWKPKKEGEPYWSSPWSDGRPGWHIECSEMARRYLGETIDIHAGGVDLIFPHHENEIAQSECASGREFARYFMHNGFINVDNKKMSKSEGNFFTVRQIAAEYPYSVIRFLLLSAHYRKPLNFSRQLMEAAVQSLTRLSNAYNRLKELTSGEMPQGSENSDFSAFPELNQIKQDFIRAMEADFNTPDAITAFFELSRLSNTAVSEETPAPEKLAYLRLFAEFGFVLGLDLQAEKVLLDAEIQQKIEERQNARKAKDFAKADQIRQELLQQGIVLEDTREGVKYKRIRAGEKDRD, encoded by the coding sequence ATGCTTATAATTTATAATACGCTGTCCAAGAAAGAGGAAGTTTTTCAGCCGATAGAGCCCGGCAAGGTAAAAATGTATGTCTGCGGGCCGACGGTTTATGATTTGATGCATATCGGCAATGCCAGGCCGGTAGTGGTTTTCGACACGGTGCACCGCTTCTTGCGTTACAGCGGCTATGACGTTGCTTTTGTTCAAAATTATACCGATATTGATGATAAAATCATTGCCCGGGCAAATCAGGCAGGCGTGAGTTCGGCCGAATACGCGGAAAGCATGATTGCCGAGATGGAAAAAGATTATGCGGGGCTAAGTACCCTGCCGATGATTCATCCCCGTGCGACCGAGGAAATCGGCGGCATTATCCGAATGATTACCGAGCTGATTGAGAAGGGCTATGCCTATGAGCAAGGGGGCTCCGTCTTTTTTATGCCCCAGAAGTTTGATGAGTACGGCAAGCTGTCGGGCAAAAAACTGGAAGAACTGGAAGCGGGCAGTCGGGTCGAGGTTGACGAACAAAAGCGCAGTCCCTTTGATTTTGTGCTGTGGAAGCCGAAAAAAGAAGGCGAGCCGTACTGGAGTTCACCCTGGAGTGACGGCCGGCCAGGCTGGCATATTGAATGTTCGGAAATGGCCCGCCGCTATTTAGGCGAAACGATTGATATTCATGCCGGTGGCGTGGATTTGATTTTTCCGCATCACGAAAATGAGATTGCGCAGTCCGAGTGTGCCAGCGGCCGGGAGTTTGCCCGCTATTTTATGCACAACGGTTTTATCAATGTCGACAATAAGAAAATGAGCAAATCGGAGGGTAATTTCTTCACGGTGCGGCAGATTGCAGCGGAGTACCCCTATTCGGTGATTCGCTTTTTACTGCTGTCAGCCCATTACCGCAAGCCTTTAAACTTCAGCCGCCAGCTGATGGAAGCGGCGGTGCAGAGTTTGACCCGGTTAAGCAATGCGTATAACCGGTTAAAAGAGCTGACCAGCGGAGAAATGCCACAGGGCAGCGAAAACAGCGATTTTTCTGCTTTTCCGGAGTTGAACCAAATCAAGCAGGACTTTATCCGAGCGATGGAAGCGGATTTTAATACGCCGGATGCTATTACGGCTTTCTTTGAGCTGAGTCGGCTGAGTAATACCGCCGTTAGCGAAGAAACGCCGGCCCCCGAAAAACTGGCATATTTACGTCTGTTTGCGGAGTTCGGCTTTGTGCTGGGACTGGATTTACAGGCGGAAAAGGTTTTGCTGGATGCTGAAATTCAGCAAAAAATTGAAGAGCGGCAAAATGCCCGCAAAGCCAAGGATTTTGCTAAGGCCGATCAAATTCGGCAGGAGCTTTTGCAGCAGGGAATTGTGCTGGAAGACACGCGGGAAGGCGTTAAATATAAGCGCATCCGTGCGGGCGAAAAGGATAGAGATTAA
- the cysE gene encoding serine O-acetyltransferase: protein MSIYKKIKKNIEDEIKVITDRDPAIKSRAEILLYPSLHALLHYRLAHYFYRRRLFFLARLISVWSARRTGIEIHPGARIGKGLFIDHGHGVVIGETAVIGNNVTIYQGVTLGGTGKEWKKRHPTIEDNVMISAGAKILGSFTVGHDSKIGAGAVVLHPVPPYSTVVGIPGRVVKNRVHQAPKDTLNQVDLPDPIRREICKLKLRMRYVEHRAGGLSKEDLDYLYQECCEGDHKCL from the coding sequence ATGTCAATCTATAAGAAGATTAAAAAAAATATTGAAGATGAAATAAAGGTCATCACGGATCGAGACCCGGCCATTAAAAGCCGGGCGGAGATTCTTTTATATCCCAGTCTGCATGCCCTTTTGCATTACCGGCTGGCACATTATTTCTACCGGCGGAGACTCTTTTTTCTAGCACGGTTGATTTCGGTGTGGAGTGCCCGGCGAACCGGGATTGAGATTCATCCGGGGGCCAGAATCGGCAAGGGCCTGTTTATTGACCACGGACATGGCGTCGTCATCGGCGAAACAGCGGTGATTGGGAATAATGTTACCATTTATCAGGGCGTTACTCTGGGCGGAACCGGCAAGGAATGGAAAAAGAGGCATCCGACGATTGAAGATAATGTGATGATCAGTGCCGGAGCTAAAATATTGGGTTCTTTTACGGTCGGCCATGATTCTAAGATCGGAGCCGGGGCGGTTGTGCTGCATCCGGTGCCGCCGTATTCAACGGTGGTCGGGATTCCCGGCCGGGTAGTAAAAAACCGGGTTCATCAAGCTCCCAAAGATACGCTAAATCAGGTTGATTTGCCCGATCCTATTCGGCGTGAAATCTGCAAGCTGAAACTGCGGATGCGCTATGTGGAGCACCGAGCCGGAGGCCTGAGCAAAGAAGATTTGGACTATTTATATCAGGAATGCTGTGAGGGAGATCATAAATGCTTATAA
- a CDS encoding NAD-dependent malic enzyme, translated as MDFKAESLKLHEQHRGKVAIQPKVKVKTREDLSAAYTPGVAEPCLRIAENRADAYKYTAKGNLVAVVTDGTAVLGLGDIGPEAAMPVMEGKAILFKEFGNVDAFPICLATKDTEEIIQTVKNIAPGFGGINLEDISAPRCFEIESRLKKELDIPVFHDDQHGTAIALCAALLNASRFTGRPLATMKMVISGAGAAGIAIAKLLLRFGVEDIILLDRKGALVRSDNSLTAAKKEIAGLTNPRLETGSLADVIQGKDVFIGVSAPNILTAEMVRSMAPAPMIFAMSNPVPEIMPEEARRGGAAIIATGRSDYPNQINNVLVFPGIFRGALDAGAKEITEEMKMAAAEALAGLIQSQELTAEYLIPDPFDGRVAPAVAAAVKQAVK; from the coding sequence ATGGATTTTAAAGCGGAAAGTTTGAAACTGCATGAACAGCATAGGGGCAAGGTTGCGATTCAGCCCAAGGTCAAAGTAAAGACCAGAGAAGATTTAAGCGCGGCTTATACGCCCGGTGTGGCGGAGCCTTGTCTGCGGATTGCCGAAAACCGGGCGGATGCTTATAAATATACAGCCAAAGGAAACTTGGTGGCGGTCGTTACGGACGGTACGGCGGTTTTGGGCTTGGGGGATATTGGACCGGAAGCGGCTATGCCGGTGATGGAGGGCAAGGCGATTTTATTTAAGGAGTTCGGCAATGTCGATGCGTTTCCGATTTGTTTAGCGACCAAAGATACCGAGGAAATCATTCAAACCGTGAAAAATATTGCGCCGGGTTTTGGCGGCATTAACTTAGAGGATATTTCGGCACCACGCTGTTTTGAAATTGAAAGCCGCTTAAAAAAAGAGCTGGATATTCCGGTTTTCCATGATGATCAGCATGGCACGGCTATTGCGCTGTGTGCGGCTTTGCTGAATGCATCGCGCTTTACCGGCCGGCCGCTGGCGACGATGAAAATGGTAATCAGCGGAGCAGGAGCGGCCGGAATTGCGATTGCCAAACTTTTGCTCCGCTTTGGGGTAGAAGATATTATTTTGCTTGATAGAAAGGGGGCATTAGTCCGAAGCGATAACAGTTTGACGGCCGCTAAAAAAGAGATTGCGGGGCTGACCAATCCCCGTTTGGAAACAGGCAGTTTAGCCGATGTGATTCAGGGTAAGGATGTGTTTATCGGCGTATCGGCGCCGAATATCCTGACAGCAGAGATGGTGCGGTCAATGGCTCCGGCACCGATGATTTTTGCCATGTCCAATCCCGTGCCGGAGATTATGCCGGAAGAAGCGCGCCGGGGCGGAGCGGCGATTATTGCTACCGGTCGAAGCGATTATCCGAACCAAATCAACAATGTGTTGGTTTTTCCCGGAATTTTTCGGGGAGCGTTGGACGCCGGGGCGAAAGAAATTACCGAAGAAATGAAAATGGCGGCAGCCGAGGCGCTGGCCGGATTGATTCAGTCACAGGAATTAACCGCCGAATATTTGATTCCCGATCCTTTTGACGGCCGGGTAGCGCCGGCGGTGGCGGCGGCAGTTAAGCAAGCAGTCAAATAA